The genomic DNA TGAAATCGGTCTGACGCTCTTCCAACCGGCCCGCGAGGACGGTCCAGTCTTCCAGCGGGAGGACGACGCCGAAGTGCGGCATCGGCACCATGTGATCGCCGACCTTGCCCGTCGGCGCGTTTGCGAAGGGTTCGCCCAGATGCAGCGAGAGCTGGTGACCGAAGAAGTCGAAATCGACCCAAGTGTCGGTCGAGCGCCCTTCGGTGGCGCCGAGTGCGCCGGTGTAGAATTCCCGCGCCACGTCCAGATCGGTGACGTGATAGGCGAAATGGAAGGGGTGTGGCATGGCGCGGTCCTTGGGCGTTGAGTGGCGGTCCGGAAAGACCTAAACCGTTCAGGCGGCTTTTCAAAGGGAGAGAGACACATGACCGACGGCCCCAGCTACGGCTTCGACACACTTCAGATCCACGCGGGGGCGCGGCCCGATCCCGCGACCGGCGCGCGGCAGGTCCCGATCTATCAGACGACCGCCTATGTGTTCCGCGATGCGGACCATGCGGCAGCGCTCTTCAACCTGCAGGAGGTCGGCTACATCTATTCGCGGCTGACCAACCCCACCGTGGCTGCGTTGCAGGAACGCATCGCCACGCTGGAAGGCGGCGCGGATGCTGTCTGCTGTTCGTCGGGTCACGCGGCACAACTGATGGCGCTGTTCCCGCTGATGGCGCCGGGCAAGAACATCGT from Loktanella sp. M215 includes the following:
- a CDS encoding VOC family protein translates to MPHPFHFAYHVTDLDVAREFYTGALGATEGRSTDTWVDFDFFGHQLSLHLGEPFANAPTGKVGDHMVPMPHFGVVLPLEDWTVLAGRLEERQTDFILAPSVRFKGEPGEQWTMFFRDPSGNPIEIKGFADDAAIFAH